The Methylobacterium sp. PvR107 genome contains a region encoding:
- a CDS encoding condensation domain-containing protein, which produces MTQLQSAQRTCCAFPCTPVQERFFVAELLAPGNAGLNIALRWSLVGPVSGTIVGLALRQLIARHEILRTAFVEGENGPVQQVYPAADLHVPELDLRLLGTVEQEFDRISAEEARRPFDLSRPPLMRAQLLRFSEQESFLLITAHHIVADGWSMGILAREFATLCDGLIGGTPTPLPELPVQYSDYALWQQALADFGEGAAADAYWRARLAGFRRFEIATDFPRPPALTRDSAITSILMRPALTAAADRVARASGATWFTTMLTGLLLVLRARAGSDDVIVGTQVAGRYEVELENVVGPFINTLALRTDFAGVQTFAEALARVADTLQGALDNGTTALETIIEIVKPDRDPSRHPLFSINVIQQRAFDEVRCANLLLRGVPSQSAGALFDLNFFFVERTEGWRFSCEYNTVLYRPDTVVAMLEDTLSLLTEALDDPRRPIPRLAARPAAEEAVAAPPPVSRPVGQADDIVRRLLPLWRATLGAGSDEAGFLDAGGHSLSAFRLIARIQQTFEVRLEIDRFLGNPTVSGLADAIRKATAPRDALASVVTLQPHGAATPIIAFDNPFLFQDLAKRIGADRPFLCVMPAAHINGDPALSFAAVAAHYVEGIRRAQPQGPYVLLGHCFGSHLAYAAAQQLVRAGAEVACVIAVDGWAPGHLARRSRREAFLINTSYRLIRWQMALDKLLRGQLPLTRLLEKLRIRLGRPNPSAVPDAEIERVLWLKDRLSRHPIEPYSGPILVVRALGEPTGLFLDPTLGWRELATGRLEIRDAPGNHFTIFEGESVQHVAAAVRQTLARLEDAGASEPATA; this is translated from the coding sequence ATGACACAGCTGCAATCGGCGCAGCGCACCTGCTGCGCATTTCCCTGCACCCCGGTGCAGGAACGCTTCTTCGTGGCCGAGCTCCTCGCGCCCGGCAACGCCGGCCTCAACATCGCGCTCCGCTGGTCGCTGGTCGGGCCCGTGAGCGGAACCATCGTGGGTCTCGCGCTCCGCCAGCTCATCGCCCGGCACGAGATCCTGCGCACAGCCTTCGTGGAGGGCGAGAACGGCCCCGTCCAGCAGGTCTATCCCGCGGCGGACCTGCACGTGCCCGAGCTCGACCTGCGGCTGCTGGGGACGGTGGAACAGGAATTCGACCGGATCTCCGCGGAGGAGGCCCGGCGGCCCTTCGACCTGTCGCGTCCGCCCCTGATGCGGGCGCAGCTGCTCCGGTTCTCCGAGCAGGAAAGCTTCCTCCTGATCACGGCCCACCACATCGTCGCCGACGGCTGGTCGATGGGCATTCTCGCCCGAGAATTCGCGACGCTGTGCGACGGCCTCATCGGCGGGACGCCGACACCGCTGCCCGAGCTGCCCGTTCAGTACTCGGACTATGCCCTGTGGCAGCAGGCCCTGGCCGATTTCGGCGAGGGCGCGGCCGCGGACGCGTACTGGCGCGCGCGCCTGGCGGGCTTCCGCCGCTTCGAGATCGCCACCGACTTCCCGCGCCCGCCGGCCCTGACGCGCGACAGCGCCATCACGTCGATCCTGATGCGCCCCGCCCTGACCGCCGCGGCGGACCGCGTGGCGCGGGCCAGCGGCGCGACGTGGTTCACCACGATGCTGACGGGTCTGCTGCTCGTGCTGCGCGCCCGCGCGGGCAGCGACGACGTGATTGTCGGCACTCAGGTCGCGGGCCGTTACGAGGTCGAGCTCGAGAACGTCGTCGGACCCTTCATCAACACGCTGGCGCTGCGGACCGATTTCGCCGGCGTGCAGACTTTCGCGGAGGCGCTGGCGCGCGTCGCCGACACCCTGCAGGGCGCGCTCGACAACGGCACCACGGCGCTCGAGACGATCATCGAGATCGTCAAGCCGGACCGGGACCCGAGCCGGCATCCGCTGTTCTCGATCAACGTCATACAGCAGCGGGCCTTCGACGAGGTGCGGTGCGCGAATCTCCTGCTGCGCGGCGTACCCTCGCAATCGGCCGGGGCCCTGTTCGACCTGAACTTCTTCTTCGTCGAGCGGACCGAGGGCTGGCGCTTCTCCTGCGAGTACAACACCGTCCTCTACCGGCCGGACACCGTCGTGGCGATGCTGGAGGACACGCTGTCGCTCCTGACCGAGGCGCTCGACGACCCCCGGCGGCCGATCCCACGGCTTGCCGCGCGGCCGGCCGCCGAGGAAGCCGTGGCGGCACCGCCTCCCGTCTCGCGCCCGGTGGGCCAGGCGGATGACATCGTCCGGCGCCTGCTTCCCTTGTGGCGGGCGACCCTCGGCGCGGGCAGCGATGAGGCCGGCTTCCTCGACGCCGGAGGCCATTCCCTGAGCGCGTTCCGTCTCATCGCCCGCATCCAGCAGACCTTCGAGGTCCGGCTCGAGATCGACCGGTTTCTCGGCAACCCGACGGTGAGCGGCCTCGCCGACGCGATCCGGAAAGCCACGGCCCCGCGCGACGCACTCGCCTCCGTGGTCACCCTGCAGCCGCACGGCGCCGCGACCCCGATCATCGCCTTCGACAATCCCTTCCTGTTCCAGGACCTTGCCAAGCGGATCGGCGCCGATCGGCCCTTCCTCTGCGTCATGCCGGCCGCCCATATCAACGGCGATCCCGCGCTCTCGTTCGCCGCGGTGGCGGCCCATTACGTCGAGGGCATCCGCCGGGCCCAGCCTCAGGGCCCCTACGTGCTTCTCGGCCACTGCTTCGGCAGTCATCTCGCCTACGCGGCGGCGCAGCAACTCGTCCGGGCCGGCGCCGAGGTCGCCTGCGTCATCGCGGTCGACGGCTGGGCGCCCGGCCATCTCGCCCGCCGTTCCCGGCGCGAGGCCTTCCTGATCAACACGTCCTACCGCCTGATCCGCTGGCAGATGGCGCTGGACAAGCTCCTGCGCGGGCAACTGCCCCTGACGCGGCTCCTCGAGAAGCTCCGGATCCGGCTCGGCCGGCCAAACCCGTCCGCGGTCCCGGACGCGGAAATCGAGCGAGTCCTCTGGCTGAAGGACCGACTGTCCCGGCACCCGATCGAACCCTACAGCGGCCCCATCCTCGTCGTGCGCGCGCTCGGAGAGCCCACGGGGCTGTTCTTGGACCCGACACTCGGATGGCGCGAGCTCGCAACGGGGCGCCTCGAGATCCGGGACGCGCCCGGAAACCACTTCACCATCTTCGAGGGCGAGTCGGTCCAACACGTCGCCGCGGCGGTGCGCCAGACGCTCGCCCGGCTCGAGGATGCCGGCGCCTCGGAACCGGCGACCGCGTGA
- a CDS encoding phytanoyl-CoA dioxygenase family protein — protein sequence MSSTSAAVLPPPSGRQRFAPLSAFNTLGFAGPFTLRDTAQVETLRRFIESHRDPGVLGRILSKARLTGDRRLQQVDGHLAFRPLYDFAVQPQLLDDVESILGPDILLWKGRIIVRQPGSSGQDWHVDFDNKMVGGVHITFAVAPMTSDNGALQLIPGTHRYEVSLHESQRNGACDLRDAASMLALADATHPENAPHELVTMELEPGEYFLTKGGLWHGVPPNHTVAPRPAVLSRYMTPDVESHIWSHDDSAPVVVSKRSLPCILVRGEDSFRLNRLHAPPRPAAGRA from the coding sequence ATGTCGTCGACATCGGCCGCGGTTCTGCCCCCGCCCTCGGGCCGTCAGCGCTTCGCACCGCTCTCGGCTTTCAACACGTTAGGCTTTGCCGGACCGTTCACGCTGCGTGACACGGCTCAGGTCGAGACCTTGCGCCGCTTCATCGAAAGTCACCGAGACCCCGGCGTCCTCGGCCGCATCCTGTCCAAAGCACGTCTGACCGGCGATCGCCGTCTTCAACAGGTCGACGGCCATCTGGCATTCCGCCCGCTCTACGATTTCGCCGTGCAGCCCCAGCTGCTCGATGACGTCGAGTCCATCCTCGGTCCCGACATCCTCCTCTGGAAAGGCCGGATCATCGTTCGGCAGCCCGGCAGCTCGGGGCAGGATTGGCACGTGGACTTCGACAACAAGATGGTCGGCGGCGTCCACATAACCTTCGCGGTCGCGCCGATGACAAGCGACAACGGGGCGCTGCAACTGATCCCGGGGACGCATCGCTACGAGGTCTCGCTGCACGAGAGTCAACGCAACGGTGCCTGCGACCTGCGCGACGCCGCCAGCATGCTCGCGCTCGCAGACGCCACGCATCCAGAGAACGCGCCGCACGAACTCGTCACGATGGAGCTTGAGCCAGGAGAGTACTTCCTGACGAAGGGCGGCCTCTGGCACGGCGTACCGCCGAACCACACCGTCGCGCCGCGTCCCGCCGTGCTATCGCGCTACATGACGCCGGACGTCGAGAGCCACATCTGGAGCCACGACGACTCCGCGCCCGTCGTCGTCAGCAAGCGGAGTCTGCCCTGCATCCTTGTGCGGGGCGAGGACAGCTTCCGGCTCAATCGCCTGCATGCGCCGCCGAGGCCGGCGGCGGGAAGAGCCTGA